In Synergistaceae bacterium, the genomic window AGAGTTTACCCGCCGTATTGGTATTTCAGGGCAAATGCTGCGCTTGAGTCCGGAAATGAGTCAGAGTGCCGCAAGTGTTACGAAAAATTTAATGAAGTCTGGCGGCCGGTTCTGAATTTCGATCCATACAAGCTGGAGGCCGTTAAATATGAGATTCGGGAGCTTGCAAAAAGTGAGTCGCCTTCAAGTGATGACATAAGCAAAATAAAATCTCTTGTCGAAACAGTGAGGGACTACACCTCGCCGGAAGACTGGGAGAGCAATATTTTCGCCGGAATAGTTTATTATGCGCTTGGGAATAGGGACGAGGCCATAAACTGTATTGAATACGGTAATATAGCGTCAGGTCTTGAACAAGATATTAGCGGTGTAATGCTTGCTCAAATGAACTCGGGAGAAATTAACGTCAGCAAAATTACAAGTGAATTAAAAATTTTGTTTGATCCTGAAGAGCAATTTAATTTAGCAAAAAAGTATTATAACGGTGAAGGAGTGAGCAAAGATTTAACACAGGCCGCTTATTGGTATCGCAAAGCCGCTGAAGGTGGAAATTTTAAGGCTCAAACTAATTTAGGTCTCTTGTATGCTAACGGTGAAGGAGTGCCCAAAGATACAACGCAGGCCGTTTATTGGTATCGTAAAGCTGCTGAAGATGGAAATATTTTAGCGCAATATTTTCTAGGTTCCATGTACGAAAACGGCGTAGGTGTGAGCAAAGATTTAACAGAGGCTCGCAAATGGTACAAAATGGCAGCTGATCAAGGCGACAATGAAGCAAAAGAAGCCCTTGAACGCATGAAATAACAACAAATAATATTATGGTGAATTTAAACATGTATAATAATTTCACTGAGTTTGACCTCCCAGAAAATGAACGCTGGGAGAATCTTACTCTTGCAAATGACTTCATGTTCTGCAAAGTTTTTGAGGATTTAGATTTGTGTCTTGAGCTTGTGCAGACTATATTACCGGAGCTCAATATTGCCCGCATAGCATTTAATGAGCCGCAAAAGCCGGTAAAGGAAACTTTCGACACACGCGGGGTGCGGTTCGATATTTATCTTCGTGATGATTCGAATCGCATTATAGATGTCGAGATACAGACTGTAAACCGTGATAATATACCAAGACGCACGAGGGCATATCATTCTATGATTGACCTTGATGCAATGGAACGTAAAAGCGTAAAAATTTATGATGATATTCCTGATTCTATAGTAATATTTATTTGCTGCTTTGATTTATTTAATAAGGGCAGGCACATTTACCCGTTCAGGAATCTTTGCGAAAGTGATTCTACTCTTCAGCTTGGAGACGGAGCGCGTACAATTATTCTTAACACTAGGGGCGAGCTTGATGATGTTTCCCCGAAGTTAAAAGCGTTCTTAAATCTTATAAACGGTAAGAGTTCAAATGATTCTTTCGTTGTAAGGCTCGAAGAAAGGCTGCAATATGCCAGGCAAAATAAGAATTGGAGGCAAAATTATATGCTTACGAAATTTGAGAAAAATTTTGAGCGAAATCTTAATATAAAAGAGGGTCGCGAGATTGGTCTACAAGAGGGTCGCGAAATAGGCATACAAGAAGGCATGAAAGAAGGCCGCCGCGATATGTTGGAGCAGGCAATTAATTTTATGCGGACACTTGGCGCAACTCCAGAACAAATTGAGTATTTCAGAAATTCACAGGGAGTGATTTAATTTTGGCTCGTAAACTTTTCGGAACAGACGGAGTCCGCGACATTGCAAATTCAGGCCGAATGACTAGCGAAACAGCTTTAAAGCTCGGCAGGGCATTCACAAAATTTGCAGGCAAGACGGGCAAAAAATTTTTAATCGGACGTGATACACGTTTAAGTTGTCAAATGTTGGAGGGTGCTTTATATTCCGGCATGATCTCAGAGGGCGCAGACGTTTATTTAACCGGGATAATTCCCACGCCCGGACTAAGTTACGCAATAAAGCATTTACACGCTGACGGAGGCGCGGTAATAAGTGCCTCACACAACCCGGCAATTTATAACGGCATAAAATTTTTAGGTTCTGACGGCTGCAAACTCTCGGACGACGAAGAAGAATCAATCGAAAATTTATTAGACGACTCGCCCTCAACGAGTCAAGAAATAGGCCGCCTTCATGACGCAAAAAATTTAGTCAGCTCATACACACGTCATATAGCAGGATTCTTGAAAGCTAACCCCGGAAAAATTTTATTTGACTGTGCGAACGGTGCAAGCTCTCTCACTGTGCCGGAACTCGTGAAAATCTGCAATCTTGACGCTGAAATAATTTGTACGGACTATAACGGCTTGAATATAAATGACTCTTGCGGTGTCATGCACATGAATAATTTAACGGGTTATATCGCGAATAAAAATTTTGCTATGGGATTTGCTTTTGACGGCGACGCAGACAGAGTCTTAATTTGCGACCCTCTTGGCCGAATCATTGACGGCGATATAATTTTATGGGTTCTTGCGCGTTGGCTCAAGTGCAAAAGTGTTGTTGTAACTGTAATGAGTAATCTTGCGCTCGAAAATCATTTAGCACGTGAAAATATAAAAGTTTATAGATGTCCCGTCGGTGATAGATATGTGCTCGAAAAAATGCGTGAGACAGACTCAAAGCTCGGTGGCGAACAATCAGGGCACATAATAGCAAGTGATTTCACAAGCACGGGCGACGGACTCTGTACTGCTGTATTATTTATGAATGCGATTCAGGAATTAGGCGAAAATGTTTCAGATTTAATTGACAGATTCGGGCGTTATCCTCAGAAATTGACGAATCTTACATTGACTCGTGAACGCTCAAAAGTTGACATGACCGCAATAAATGAAATTGTGCAGAC contains:
- a CDS encoding Rpn family recombination-promoting nuclease/putative transposase produces the protein MYNNFTEFDLPENERWENLTLANDFMFCKVFEDLDLCLELVQTILPELNIARIAFNEPQKPVKETFDTRGVRFDIYLRDDSNRIIDVEIQTVNRDNIPRRTRAYHSMIDLDAMERKSVKIYDDIPDSIVIFICCFDLFNKGRHIYPFRNLCESDSTLQLGDGARTIILNTRGELDDVSPKLKAFLNLINGKSSNDSFVVRLEERLQYARQNKNWRQNYMLTKFEKNFERNLNIKEGREIGLQEGREIGIQEGMKEGRRDMLEQAINFMRTLGATPEQIEYFRNSQGVI
- a CDS encoding sel1 repeat family protein codes for the protein MRKIFLFALCAVMIFSPSVKAADYDSLNTVCALNFAIVSVNRILAAHDRITLEYEYNRIINRLAIGNIESDPEMTALYSDLMNFITGKNIRDEEKKRLAEISRQRGQEAYYRAISKGFENFRAPEHQFNLLGWLANIAASTGTGYYDYQAAKEQIKREIDTSSWELTKQEIEDCNKLQVRLLNSSWRLMSQYKIPNEYRLTHENVREFLNIMNERDPSKRLGRLKFIERKFRVYPPYWYFRANAALESGNESECRKCYEKFNEVWRPVLNFDPYKLEAVKYEIRELAKSESPSSDDISKIKSLVETVRDYTSPEDWESNIFAGIVYYALGNRDEAINCIEYGNIASGLEQDISGVMLAQMNSGEINVSKITSELKILFDPEEQFNLAKKYYNGEGVSKDLTQAAYWYRKAAEGGNFKAQTNLGLLYANGEGVPKDTTQAVYWYRKAAEDGNILAQYFLGSMYENGVGVSKDLTEARKWYKMAADQGDNEAKEALERMK